CAAGCTGAGGTATTCACTCTGTTTTTATTGAGATTTGTATGAGATATTAATTCTAACATACCCATGACCCCATTCATTGGGGTACGAATTTCATGGCTCATCGTTGCGAGAAAAGTTGACTTAGCTTTTACCGCATCTTCCGCCTGTAAATTTGCCCGCTCTAGTTCAATATTTTTTTCTTCGAGCTCCGTGGCATAGAGGCGGATTCTCTCTTCGTCTCGGTAGCGTGATGTGACGTCTTCAATACAGGCAAAGAAACCGTTCACTTGGCCATCAGTGTCAATATCTGGAATGTAACGCACCTGAACGAATCGCTGTTCACCTTGGGGCGAGATGATTTGACTGTCAAAGTTGACAGTAATCCCGCGCAATGCCTGAGAAATATGAGGGCGAATTGTTTGGAATGTCAGTGGTGGCAATAGCTCATCAACGCGTTTGCCGAGAATATCTTGCTCGGGTTTGCCCAACCACTCCCGGTAGTAACTGTTCATAAACTGATAGCGTAGATCTTTATCCGTGTACGCGAGCATCACGGGGATACGTTTAATAATGGTGTCGATATAGCGACGAGTTTGAGTGAGCTCATTTTGCTTTGTGACTAAGTCCTTGACGTGGGAGTTGTAGCTGTCAACGAGGACCTGTATTTCTCGATCAAAAAACGCGTCGACAGGACGTAACCCTTGCGAGCCAACCTGCTGTGCTAATTGTTTAAGAGGCTTAATGAAGACGTGCATTTGCAAGTAGATCATGGAAAGAAGCAGTAACATAAAGCCGATAAAGGTGACGCCCATGTAGTACCAGAAACGTGAAACTTGGAAAGCAATGTCGGAGCTGATGTCATACTCAATAAAGATTAAGTAGGGGCGCAGGCGGTTGTATGTCGGGTTGATCATGTTGACCCGACGCAAGATGTTAAGGTGGTTTTGATCCTCTGCATTTTGCTTGGCAAAGATGCGCTGGTTGTCGCCATTGGCAACGAAGAGTTCAATCTGATTAGAGAGAACGGGGTGAAATGCCGCCACGGTTGACATGTCAATATATTCATTGTGGCTGTCAGCAATGATGGTTTGACTGCTCGGGTTGATAATACTGAACCGCACGATTTCAGGTTCAGAAGCCAATATCGTAATGGTACGAATTAAGTTCGCGTTACTGGCGTTGTTTTCAACTGCAAGCAAAAGCGCATTAATGATGTTGTCGATATTTTTGTTTGCTGCATATTCGGTCTGCGTGCGGCTTTGCTGATAGTAAAAAGCCCCGATGATGAAGCATGTGCAAACCACGATGAGAATCGTTAATGCGATAAGTTTGACCGTGATCGATTGCCTAAAGAGTTTGCGAGACATCAGGGGTGTTACTCCTTGAGGCTAAATAGAGCAACGGTATGATCACAGTTTCCATCGAAAGCCCCGGCATAAAGCAATACCTCGCAGACTTGGTTTGCTGTGTCGTTGATTTTATTATTTTTTAACAGGAGATCCTGTTGCTCTTTGAGCGAGAGGATTTTTAAACCTTCCATGCTGGCGATAAATTCATCGCTGTGGATACGTTGGCGCTTGGCCATAATAGCGATAGACGCTTCGGGATGTTCAGCATAATAGTTGATGACTCGGGTCCATACACGATGAAACTTCTCGATAAAATGCGGGTTATTGTCGAGCACTTCTTGGGAAACAGAGACTACGTCAACGACTTCCCCCGGAATCATGGCACTGTCGAATAGGGTAGAGAAGTGCTGGTGACGCAGTAAATCCACTGAGTAAGGGGCGTAGGTGACGACAGCGTCGAGCTCATCGGAGAGCATTAAATACTCCGTTTCTGACTGTTCAACATTAATCAGTTGCACGTCATCGAGGCTGAGGCCCACGCTTTGTAATGCGCGCGAGAGGACATATAGACCCAATGATCCCACTTCCGCGCCGACACGTTTTCCCTTGAGTTGTTCTGGCGTCTGAATGTTATTACCGATAATCACATCGGCACCATTAGAAAAATCGATGACTAAAATGACACGGGCGGGCTTGCCACCTAAGGGCGCAATTTGCACTGCTTCAATCAGGGTGCTGGTGATGCCTTCGACATTGTTGTTGACATAGACGCTTTGCGCGTCAGATAAACTGGCCACTTGAACCAACTCAACGGGTAAGCCTTCCTCCTCGAAAAATCCTTTTTTCTCAGCGAGATGAAGAAATTCATAGCCAGGCCAAGGGTTGATAGCAATGCGCACTTTCTCTTGGGGTTGTTCACAGCCAAACAGCAGGAAAACAAAACCAAAGATCCAACGCATACCACACTCCCCAAAAACGCAAATGATACTTAAAGCAAATTTAGTATTGCCTGATGTTAAGTGTATACCTTTTCTGATGACTTATAGGGATTTGGTGCATAAGGCGGTGGTTATTCTGACATGACAATACGCAGTTCTGGCCACTTCTGGAGCCATTGGTTGTTAAGAACATGGTTCATCATTGCTTGTCGAGATCGTTTGGGATTCAAGGTCACTTCTCCACGAAACAGTGATGCTAGGCCGAACGGCGAGAGGATTTCCAACTGTGTTTTGTCATTGAGGCGAACAGCAATGGCCGACTCTTTTTCGGTGAGGTGTGCCAAGGCGTCTTCAGCGCTTTTGTAAGGAGAGTCTTCGTAAGCGGTGTGGGTGGTTGCCATATTGTCGACTTGCCAAAACACGTCAGCGTGGATTTTTCGGAGCAGCAACTCTATCTCTTTTCCTTTTACCGTTTCGGGGTCGTTAGGCGCGAAATAGATGACTTGTACCCTTGAAATCGGTGATGGGCTACGTTGATGAAGATGATCCCAAACGAGGTGTCGTACAAAATCGCCCGCGAGATAGCATTGCGGAAGGGGCAACTGACTGACGAGTTTGAGTAAATGCAGGCGAGTCTTATCTTGTTGTAAAAGCGCACATAGAGACTGCTTTAGTGCTTTATCGCTCATAATGTTATGCCTCTATTGCATCGGGATGATTGTAGGCCGTGCTAGCACGGCCCACAGGGTTATTTTAAGAGCGCTTGAATATCACGAAAACGAGGATGGTCGGCTGTTTTCATCAGCTCAAACAACGCCATTTCAACACTGGTGATCGGAATGCCTAGTTGAACGAGCTTTTGAATGGTAATGTCCTTTTGGTAGCGCTGTCTTGAAGAGGTTGCGTCACAAAGCAAGCTCACCAAGTAATCTGCTTGGTAAAGATCTAACACGGTTTGATAGACACAAATATGGCTTTCTATACCGCAAACCAGCACATGTTCGCGATCGAGCTGGTTGAGCATTTGGCTAAATTCCGCTGTTTGGTAACAGCTGAAGGTCATTTTTGCAATCGGGGTTTGATCGCTTAAGTGCTGGCTTACCTCTGCAATAGTAGCGCCTAATTTTTGCGGGTTTTGTTCAACCCAAATAATCGGTATATCCAGTAATTTGGCACCTTGCACCATGATAGAAAGGTGCTTAAACAGCGCGTCTTTGTCATCCATGCATTGTGCTAGTTTGCCTTGGACATCGACAACAACGAGCACAGTATTATTGGTGGTGGTCATGTGGTCTCCTTATACGCACTCTTTAAAAATAGTGCCAATGGCTTGAATTTGTTAAGGATGAGCCGTGAATGATAGATAGCTCACATAACCACCCAACTGCTTGCCTCAGTTTCAAGGATGCAGTTGGGAGAGAATGTGACAAGATCGCAAAGTTATGCAGCAATCAAAGGGAGTGTGATAGTGACGACAACACCTTGTCGATCACTGCGGTTCGCTAACGTGATTTCGCCCTTGTGGAACTGGACAATCAAGCGAGCAATGTAGAGCCCAAGGCCTAAGTGTGGTTTCTCCTGCTTTGCTTTATGTTCACTTTCTTTGCCTTTCTTACGCAATGAGACCATAGAGTTAAAAAGCTGATCTTCCATTTCAGCGGGAAGCAATGGACCTTGGTTAGCAATAGTTATTTGTACTGCTGACTCACCCAAGACGACAAGGCGAATGTCTATGGGAGTATTAGCGACATGGAAGTCTATGGCGTTGGAAACGATTTTGTCGAGGCATTGCACAAGATGATCGGGTGAACCCATGACATGAAGGTGCTGTTCAGGGAGCACGACATTGAATTGAGTATCCGGGTAGGCGAGGGAGTAACCATGTGTACATCCATCAAGGAGTTCATCTAAACGATACTGCTCTCTATCGACTTGCTCGAGGCTTTGCTCGATCCGAGTCGCTTCCGTCATCAGAGACAAGATAGTGTTGAGACGATTAATCCCTTCTTGGGCTCGCGTAATATATGGCATGTTCGCGGGCTCAGTTTCACAAAATGCTAAGTTTTCCAACGATGACCGCACAACTGCGACTGGGGTGCGCAACTCGTGGGCCAAGCGGGAAGACATTTGCTCTAAGTATTGATGATAGCCATCTAACCGATCCATCATGGTTGCAAGACCACGAGACAGATCGCCAATTTCATCTTGGCGTTGGTCAATAGTAATCTTTTCTTGTACGCGTCCTTGCGTATCTATTGCGCGTTCTGTGTTATCGCGCAGACGGCGTATACGGTTGGAAATATGTGAGGCAAAGAGCAACAAGGTTGTGATGCCGAGAAGAATGATCGCACTGCTTAGTGAGAATAGCCCTTTTAGCGCTTCGACCTTCAAGGTCTGAATCCCGAGATTGGTTTCTTCGGCAATGACAACGCCGACGACTTTGCCATCGACATATACTGGATGCGCAGCCGAGAGAATAATGACATCTTTGTCATCTTCAGATTTTCGCCACCGTACATACGGTTGTCCCGCTAACGCTTGAGTAACATGAAGTCCGAGAATTTTTGCGTCATCGGTGCTTTCCGGTGTTGTATCCAGTTTGGGTAGTGGGAATAGCCATTCATAGAGTGGGGCAAGCAATCGGCTTACCACGTTGTCTGACGTGTTTAATGAGTTAGACCATAAACTTTGCTGAGGATTTAGCTGACCTGTTTTCGCAAGAACACGCCGTTGGTTGTCGATCACCTTCAAGTGGGCTTGGCTATGTGTCATCGCTTTGAGAATACGATCTATTTCTTCAGAGGGGGCGATGAGCTGACCAAGGCTAGTAGCTGTTTTGATGCTTGCTGTCGCAATGACGGTGTCGATATCACGGTTGAAGCTATCGTTAACATTGCTCCAGGAAAACCCTAGCATGTCGCCGATGTGATCCATTGGAAGTTGCAATTCGAGGCTATAACCGTGTTGGTGATTGCGCCAATAGCCTTGAATGTAGCTGATGGGGGAAAGGGCGGCGGTATCTGAAATCTCACCATCTACCGCATAAGTTTGCACAGGGCCGGTTTCTTGGCCAGCGATAGCATAATGCTGCAATCGCCCCTCCGGGGTGGTCATGGCAATCACCAGGTGATCGCTTCTATCCAATCTGGATGATGCGCTTCGACGCGTGATCAGCGTGTTGTCAGTGACATCAAAGAGCGCATAGAGATGGTCACCGTGCCGTCCGAGCATATGTCGAAAAGCATAATCTTCCTGCCGATAAGGGTAACGAGAAAACTGCACATAATGACGGCCGTAGGTCTTGATATGTTGTTCAAACCCGAGCCAATCATCAAACTCGCCATCAAGTGTTATCGGTGCCGGGAGTCTATAAGCATAAAGATCGCGTTGGGTATTGGTGCCAGTTTGCGGTTGCGATGAGAATAACGTAGGACGTTCATGCAGCGCTGTTGCGAGTGCTTGTGCCGTGCCCAGCAGATTACGCTCTTGGCCAACACGTAGGACTTTTTCCATTTCCCAGATATAGCGATAACCTAACCAAGGTAACAGCAGCAAGAAGCTACAAATCAATAGGGTTTTAGCGCGTAAACTGTTCCGCATCTACTTGGGCTCCTGCCAGCGATACCCCATGCCATACACCGTAGAGATATGGTCAAAATTGCTGTCAACAGCGATGAATTTCTTGCGAATACGTTTGATGTGCGACGTGATGGTATTGTCATCAACCACCACATGTGCTTCTTCCATGAGTGCTTGACGGCTTTTTACAACGCCTGGTCGACGAACCAGCGCATGCAGCATCCAAAACTCCGTCACCGTCAGGTCTATTGCATGGGAATCCCAATGTACGTGCATTTTTCCCTTATCAACACTGAGTAGGCCTCGGTCAATAACATCGCTGTCATCCGTTTGTTGTCCTTGCGCCTCAGAGCGGCGAAACAGGGCGGCAATACGTGCCATAAGGTGAGGGAGGCTGATATCTTTGGTGAGGTAATCGTCAGCACCCATACGCAAACCACATACGGTATCAAAGTCACTGTCGCGGGCAGTGAGAAAGACGATGGGTAGTGTGGGAGATTTGGCGCGAAGCGTTTGACAGAGTTGAAAGCCGCCATCAATCTCATCTTCCAAACCGATATCTATTAGCGCTAAATCAGGTAGGCTTTGTTCAAATCCGGCCATTGCCTCGGTGCGATTTGCATACCCTTTTACCTGATAACCTTGTCGCGTTAATACGTCGATGTAATTTTCGCGAATCGCTGTCTCATCTTCAACAATAACAATGCTTTTCATACAGTCACTTCCTCTTTGATGGGTTGACTATACCCGAAAAAGGGGGGAGGAAAAGTACTCTCGATCAAAAGCCACAATCTCGCCACAATTCATAAGTGAATTGCCATTTTGTTGCCTGCGCTGCGCCAGATTGCCTTGGTTTAATTAACCCATCAAACAAACACAAGGAATCAACACATGAAAAAGGCAGCAATCGTTACTCTTATCTCTTCAGCACTATTGGTATCAAACGTTCATGCATCGGAAGATCAAACGAGCCAGCATCAAATGTATGGTATCGGTGGAGGCGCAACCATTGGCGCGCTGGTGGGAGGCCCAGCCGGCGCCGTAATCGGTGCGATTGTCGGTGGTTTAGTCGGAACATCATCAGGACTGGAAGCGGAAAGCCGTGACCAAGCCGAGCAGATTGTACAGTTAACGACGGAGAAAGCCGCTTTAGAAGGTGTACAGCGAGATTACCAACTTGCGCAACGCGACAATGCGCAT
This DNA window, taken from Thaumasiovibrio subtropicus, encodes the following:
- the pdsR gene encoding proteobacterial dedicated sortase system response regulator, whose translation is MKSIVIVEDETAIRENYIDVLTRQGYQVKGYANRTEAMAGFEQSLPDLALIDIGLEDEIDGGFQLCQTLRAKSPTLPIVFLTARDSDFDTVCGLRMGADDYLTKDISLPHLMARIAALFRRSEAQGQQTDDSDVIDRGLLSVDKGKMHVHWDSHAIDLTVTEFWMLHALVRRPGVVKSRQALMEEAHVVVDDNTITSHIKRIRKKFIAVDSNFDHISTVYGMGYRWQEPK
- the pdsS gene encoding proteobacterial dedicated sortase system histidine kinase translates to MRNSLRAKTLLICSFLLLLPWLGYRYIWEMEKVLRVGQERNLLGTAQALATALHERPTLFSSQPQTGTNTQRDLYAYRLPAPITLDGEFDDWLGFEQHIKTYGRHYVQFSRYPYRQEDYAFRHMLGRHGDHLYALFDVTDNTLITRRSASSRLDRSDHLVIAMTTPEGRLQHYAIAGQETGPVQTYAVDGEISDTAALSPISYIQGYWRNHQHGYSLELQLPMDHIGDMLGFSWSNVNDSFNRDIDTVIATASIKTATSLGQLIAPSEEIDRILKAMTHSQAHLKVIDNQRRVLAKTGQLNPQQSLWSNSLNTSDNVVSRLLAPLYEWLFPLPKLDTTPESTDDAKILGLHVTQALAGQPYVRWRKSEDDKDVIILSAAHPVYVDGKVVGVVIAEETNLGIQTLKVEALKGLFSLSSAIILLGITTLLLFASHISNRIRRLRDNTERAIDTQGRVQEKITIDQRQDEIGDLSRGLATMMDRLDGYHQYLEQMSSRLAHELRTPVAVVRSSLENLAFCETEPANMPYITRAQEGINRLNTILSLMTEATRIEQSLEQVDREQYRLDELLDGCTHGYSLAYPDTQFNVVLPEQHLHVMGSPDHLVQCLDKIVSNAIDFHVANTPIDIRLVVLGESAVQITIANQGPLLPAEMEDQLFNSMVSLRKKGKESEHKAKQEKPHLGLGLYIARLIVQFHKGEITLANRSDRQGVVVTITLPLIAA
- a CDS encoding PAS domain-containing protein, with the translated sequence MSRKLFRQSITVKLIALTILIVVCTCFIIGAFYYQQSRTQTEYAANKNIDNIINALLLAVENNASNANLIRTITILASEPEIVRFSIINPSSQTIIADSHNEYIDMSTVAAFHPVLSNQIELFVANGDNQRIFAKQNAEDQNHLNILRRVNMINPTYNRLRPYLIFIEYDISSDIAFQVSRFWYYMGVTFIGFMLLLLSMIYLQMHVFIKPLKQLAQQVGSQGLRPVDAFFDREIQVLVDSYNSHVKDLVTKQNELTQTRRYIDTIIKRIPVMLAYTDKDLRYQFMNSYYREWLGKPEQDILGKRVDELLPPLTFQTIRPHISQALRGITVNFDSQIISPQGEQRFVQVRYIPDIDTDGQVNGFFACIEDVTSRYRDEERIRLYATELEEKNIELERANLQAEDAVKAKSTFLATMSHEIRTPMNGVMGMLELISHTNLNKNRVNTSAWLSPAHRSCSMSSIIYSIFLSSKRVELSWMCNP
- a CDS encoding isochorismatase family protein, with product MTTTNNTVLVVVDVQGKLAQCMDDKDALFKHLSIMVQGAKLLDIPIIWVEQNPQKLGATIAEVSQHLSDQTPIAKMTFSCYQTAEFSQMLNQLDREHVLVCGIESHICVYQTVLDLYQADYLVSLLCDATSSRQRYQKDITIQKLVQLGIPITSVEMALFELMKTADHPRFRDIQALLK
- a CDS encoding ABC transporter substrate-binding protein — translated: MRWIFGFVFLLFGCEQPQEKVRIAINPWPGYEFLHLAEKKGFFEEEGLPVELVQVASLSDAQSVYVNNNVEGITSTLIEAVQIAPLGGKPARVILVIDFSNGADVIIGNNIQTPEQLKGKRVGAEVGSLGLYVLSRALQSVGLSLDDVQLINVEQSETEYLMLSDELDAVVTYAPYSVDLLRHQHFSTLFDSAMIPGEVVDVVSVSQEVLDNNPHFIEKFHRVWTRVINYYAEHPEASIAIMAKRQRIHSDEFIASMEGLKILSLKEQQDLLLKNNKINDTANQVCEVLLYAGAFDGNCDHTVALFSLKE
- a CDS encoding nucleotidyltransferase family protein, producing MSDKALKQSLCALLQQDKTRLHLLKLVSQLPLPQCYLAGDFVRHLVWDHLHQRSPSPISRVQVIYFAPNDPETVKGKEIELLLRKIHADVFWQVDNMATTHTAYEDSPYKSAEDALAHLTEKESAIAVRLNDKTQLEILSPFGLASLFRGEVTLNPKRSRQAMMNHVLNNQWLQKWPELRIVMSE